In Mustelus asterias chromosome 30, sMusAst1.hap1.1, whole genome shotgun sequence, a genomic segment contains:
- the LOC144480986 gene encoding uncharacterized protein LOC144480986 translates to MEKPWKCEDCGKGFNYPSHLETHRRSHTGERPFICCVCGKGFVQSQHLQSHQRSHSNKRHLKCSNCEKSFKSKKHLKQHQHTHTGERPFICSVCGKGFTQSATLMRHQQTHTGKRPFTCSVCGKGFIQSSTLLRHQRVHTGERPFPCSKCGKEFTRLDTLSLHQHVHTEKLLFKHYE, encoded by the coding sequence atggagaaaccatggaaatgtgaggactgtgggaagggattcaattatcctTCCCATCTCGAAACTCATCGTCGcagtcacacaggagagagaccgttcatctgctgtgtgtgtggaaaaggTTTTGTTCAGTCACaacacctgcagtcacaccaacgCTCTCATTCCAATAAGAGACATTTAAAATGTTccaactgtgagaagagctttaagagcaaaaagcacttgaaacagcaccaacacacacacactggagagaggccattcatctgctctgtgtgtgggaagggattcactcagtcagccacaCTGATGAGACACCAGCAGACTCACACGGgaaaaaggccgttcacctgctcagtgtgtgggaaaggattcattcagtcatccaccctgctgaggcatcagcgagttcacactggggagaggccgttcccttgctccaagtgtgggaaggaattcactcggttAGACACTCTCAGTTTGCATCAACATGTTCACACtgaaaaattactttttaaacaTTACGAATGA